Genomic segment of Myxococcus stipitatus:
GTCGCCGGCGCCGCGTTCATGCTCCACGGCTGGTCCAAGATTCAGAACCCCTTCGGCTGGATGGGCCCGGAGGCCTCGGTGCCGGGCGTCTTCCAGGCGCTGGCCGCCCTCTCCGAGTTCGGCGGCGGGCTCGCGTGGATTCTGGGCGCGCTGGTGCCCCTGGCGTCCCTGGGCATCTTCTTCACGATGGCCGTGGCGACGCACTTCCACGCGGTCATCAAGGGTGACCCGTTCGTCGGCCACACGGGCAGCTACGAAATCGCGCTGCTCTACCTCGCCCTCGCCGTGGCG
This window contains:
- a CDS encoding DoxX family protein is translated as MKLASVFPAPPSTTASVGLLVLRVVAGAAFMLHGWSKIQNPFGWMGPEASVPGVFQALAALSEFGGGLAWILGALVPLASLGIFFTMAVATHFHAVIKGDPFVGHTGSYEIALLYLALAVAMMTVGPGKFSVDALLRKKLVKE